From Streptomyces qinzhouensis, one genomic window encodes:
- a CDS encoding NUDIX hydrolase has translation MPDGQWYPPEWPERIRALAAGEFVPVVPKRAATVMLLRDAPDGPAVHMLRRRASMAFAGGAYAYPGGGVDARDSRPVRWAGPPVAEWARRLGTDEATAQSVVCAAVRETFEESGVLLAGLTADTVLGAVSGDEASEPGRGPGDDGGWEADRQALVDRELAFADFLDRRGLVLRSDLLGAWARWITPEFESRRYDTWFFVAALPEGQQTRNASTEADRTVWIRPADAAAGYDRGELLMMPPTISTLRDLVPYATAAKAVAAADGRDLAPVLATARWEDDTLVLSWPGHEEFTKRIPIAGGTR, from the coding sequence ATGCCCGATGGTCAGTGGTACCCCCCGGAGTGGCCCGAACGGATCCGTGCACTCGCGGCCGGTGAGTTCGTCCCCGTCGTGCCCAAGCGGGCGGCCACCGTGATGCTGCTCCGCGACGCCCCGGACGGCCCCGCCGTCCATATGCTGCGCCGCCGTGCCTCCATGGCCTTCGCCGGCGGCGCCTATGCCTATCCGGGCGGCGGAGTCGACGCCCGGGACTCCCGGCCCGTCCGCTGGGCAGGTCCGCCGGTCGCCGAATGGGCGCGCCGGCTCGGTACGGACGAGGCGACCGCCCAGTCCGTGGTCTGCGCCGCGGTACGGGAGACGTTCGAGGAGTCGGGGGTGCTGCTCGCCGGGCTCACCGCCGATACGGTGCTGGGCGCCGTCAGCGGTGACGAGGCGTCCGAGCCCGGGCGGGGCCCGGGCGACGACGGAGGCTGGGAGGCCGACCGGCAGGCACTGGTCGACCGCGAACTGGCCTTCGCCGACTTTCTGGACCGCCGGGGACTGGTGCTGCGCTCGGATCTGCTGGGCGCCTGGGCCCGCTGGATCACGCCCGAATTCGAATCCCGCCGCTACGACACCTGGTTCTTCGTCGCGGCCCTCCCCGAGGGTCAGCAGACCCGCAACGCCTCCACCGAGGCGGACCGTACGGTCTGGATCCGGCCCGCCGACGCGGCCGCCGGATACGACCGGGGCGAACTGCTGATGATGCCCCCGACCATCTCCACGCTGCGCGATCTCGTCCCGTACGCCACGGCGGCGAAGGCGGTCGCCGCGGCGGACGGCCGGGATCTGGCCCCCGTCCTCGCCACCGCCCGCTGGGAGGACGACACCCTCGTGCTGAGCTGGCCGGGGCACGAGGAGTTCACCAAGCGCATCCCCATCGCGGGAGGTACGCGATGA
- a CDS encoding MBL fold metallo-hydrolase, which produces MTEAAALPGQPRGGVLSGPATARAVNVLAPNASAMTLDGTNTWILSEPGSGLAVVVDPGPLDETHLRRVISTAEQAGQRIALTLLTHGHPDHAEGAARFAELTRTKVRALDPALRLGDEGLGAGEVIGVGGLELRVVPTPGHTADSLCFHLPADAAVLTGDTVLGRGTTVVAHPDGRLGDYLDSLRRLRSLTVDDGVHTVLPGHGPVLEDAQGAVEFYLAHRAHRLAQVETAVENGHGTPGEVVAEVYADVDRSLWPAAELSVRAQLEYLRDHGLI; this is translated from the coding sequence ATGACGGAGGCGGCGGCCCTGCCCGGACAGCCCCGCGGCGGTGTCCTCTCCGGACCCGCCACCGCCCGCGCCGTGAACGTTCTCGCCCCCAACGCCTCGGCGATGACCCTCGACGGCACCAACACCTGGATTCTCTCCGAGCCCGGCTCCGGGCTCGCCGTGGTCGTCGACCCGGGCCCGCTCGACGAGACCCATCTGCGCCGGGTGATCAGCACCGCCGAGCAGGCGGGACAGCGCATCGCCCTCACCCTGCTCACCCACGGCCATCCGGATCACGCCGAAGGCGCCGCTCGCTTCGCGGAACTGACCCGGACCAAGGTCAGGGCGCTGGATCCCGCCCTGCGGCTCGGTGACGAGGGGCTGGGCGCGGGCGAGGTGATCGGGGTCGGAGGTCTTGAACTGCGGGTGGTCCCCACGCCCGGCCACACGGCCGACTCCCTCTGCTTTCATCTGCCCGCCGACGCCGCGGTGCTGACCGGTGACACCGTCCTCGGCCGGGGCACCACGGTGGTGGCCCATCCGGACGGCCGTCTCGGCGACTATCTGGACTCCCTGCGCAGGCTGCGCTCCCTCACCGTCGACGACGGGGTGCACACCGTCCTGCCCGGGCACGGGCCCGTACTGGAAGACGCCCAAGGCGCGGTCGAGTTCTATCTGGCCCATCGGGCGCACCGGCTGGCCCAGGTCGAGACGGCCGTCGAGAACGGCCATGGCACCCCCGGTGAGGTGGTCGCCGAGGTGTACGCGGACGTGGACCGCTCGCTCTGGCCCGCGGCTGAGCTGTCCGTACGGGCGCAGCTGGAGTATCTGCGCGACCACGGGCTGATCTGA
- a CDS encoding Crp/Fnr family transcriptional regulator produces MDDVLRRAPLFAALDDEQAAELRGSMSEVTLARGDALFHEGDPGDRLYVVTEGKVKLHRTSPDGRENMLAVLGPGELIGELSLFDPGPRTATATALTEVKLLGLGHGDLQPWLNARPEVASALLRAVARRLRKTNDQMSDLVFSDVPGRVARALLDLSRRFGVQSDEGIHVVHDLTQEELAQLVGASRETVNKALADFAQRGWLRLEARAVILLDVERLAKRSR; encoded by the coding sequence GTGGACGACGTTCTGCGGCGCGCCCCGCTCTTCGCGGCGCTCGATGACGAGCAGGCGGCAGAGCTGCGCGGCTCGATGAGTGAGGTGACGCTCGCCCGAGGTGATGCGCTCTTCCACGAGGGCGACCCCGGTGACCGCCTGTATGTGGTCACCGAGGGCAAGGTCAAACTCCACCGCACCTCACCCGACGGCCGCGAGAACATGCTCGCCGTCCTCGGCCCCGGCGAGCTGATCGGCGAACTGTCGCTGTTCGACCCGGGCCCGCGCACCGCGACCGCGACGGCGCTGACCGAGGTGAAGCTGCTCGGTCTGGGCCACGGTGACCTCCAGCCCTGGCTGAACGCCCGGCCCGAGGTGGCGTCCGCGCTGCTGCGTGCCGTCGCCCGCCGACTGCGCAAGACCAACGACCAGATGTCCGACCTGGTCTTCTCCGATGTGCCGGGCCGGGTGGCCCGGGCTCTGCTCGACCTGTCGCGCCGCTTCGGCGTCCAGTCGGACGAGGGCATTCACGTCGTCCACGACCTGACGCAGGAAGAGCTGGCCCAGTTGGTCGGCGCCTCCCGCGAGACCGTGAACAAGGCCCTGGCCGACTTCGCCCAGCGCGGCTGGCTGCGCCTGGAGGCGCGCGCCGTGATCCTGCTCGACGTCGAGCGGCTGGCGAAGCGCTCACGCTGA
- the nth gene encoding endonuclease III: MGEQAPIDTRNAAKRGKSQSGTSTTGARKSAAPRAESRLAMVRRARRINRELADVYPYAHPELDFRNPFELLVATVLSAQTTDLRVNQTTPALFAAYPTPEELAAAVPEELEAIIRPTGFFRAKARSLLGLSAALRDDFGGEVPGRLEDLVKLPGVGRKTAFVVLGNAFGVPGITVDTHFGRLVRRWKWTEQEDPEKVEAEIAEIFPKSEWTMLSHRVIFHGRRICHARKPACGACPIAHLCPSYGEGETDPEKAEKLLKYEMGGQPGQRLNPPADYPGIPAPPLGGSGQASGPKGTKGMKGKV; encoded by the coding sequence ATGGGCGAACAAGCTCCCATCGATACCCGAAATGCCGCAAAGCGCGGTAAATCGCAGAGCGGGACTTCCACGACCGGAGCGCGGAAGAGCGCCGCACCCAGGGCCGAGTCCCGGCTCGCCATGGTCCGCCGCGCCCGCCGGATCAACCGCGAGCTGGCGGATGTCTATCCGTACGCCCATCCCGAGCTGGACTTCCGCAACCCGTTCGAGCTGCTGGTCGCCACCGTGCTGTCGGCCCAGACGACCGACCTGCGGGTCAACCAGACCACGCCCGCGCTCTTCGCCGCCTATCCGACCCCGGAGGAGCTGGCCGCGGCCGTTCCCGAGGAGCTGGAGGCGATCATCCGCCCCACCGGGTTCTTCCGTGCCAAGGCACGCTCCCTCCTCGGGCTCTCCGCCGCGCTCCGCGACGACTTCGGCGGAGAGGTGCCGGGGCGGCTGGAGGATCTGGTGAAACTGCCGGGCGTCGGGCGGAAGACCGCCTTCGTCGTCCTCGGCAATGCCTTCGGAGTCCCCGGCATCACGGTCGACACCCATTTCGGACGGCTCGTCCGCCGCTGGAAGTGGACCGAGCAGGAGGATCCGGAGAAGGTCGAGGCGGAGATCGCCGAGATCTTCCCGAAATCCGAGTGGACCATGCTGTCCCATCGGGTGATCTTCCACGGCCGCCGGATCTGCCATGCCCGCAAGCCCGCGTGCGGAGCCTGCCCGATCGCCCATCTCTGCCCTTCGTACGGTGAGGGCGAGACCGATCCGGAGAAGGCCGAGAAGCTGCTCAAGTACGAGATGGGCGGTCAGCCGGGGCAGCGGCTGAACCCGCCCGCGGACTATCCGGGCATCCCAGCTCCGCCCCTCGGCGGCTCCGGACAGGCATCCGGCCCGAAGGGCACGAAAGGGATGAAAGGGAAGGTCTGA
- a CDS encoding NUDIX hydrolase: MPGWLDPVVTVLETVQGRQLSQFLPPAGGRGRPSAVLVLFGEGPTGPELLLMERAGGLRSHAGQPSFPGGALDPEDGDPETTGPLRAALREAEEETGLDPAGVQLFGALPKLYIPVSGFVVTPVLGWWRTPSPVGAVDPGETARVFTVPVADLTDPANRATAVHPLGHQGPAFLVESALVWGFTAGVIDRILHFAGWERPWDRTRQVPLDRRS; this comes from the coding sequence CTGCCCGGCTGGCTGGACCCCGTCGTCACGGTCCTGGAGACCGTCCAAGGCCGTCAGCTCAGCCAGTTCCTGCCCCCCGCGGGCGGCCGCGGCAGACCCTCGGCCGTCCTTGTGCTCTTCGGTGAGGGCCCGACCGGCCCCGAACTGCTGCTCATGGAGCGCGCCGGCGGTCTGCGGTCGCACGCCGGGCAGCCCTCCTTCCCCGGCGGTGCCCTCGACCCCGAGGACGGCGACCCGGAGACCACGGGCCCGCTGCGCGCCGCGCTGCGAGAGGCCGAGGAGGAGACCGGACTCGACCCCGCGGGTGTCCAGCTCTTCGGCGCCCTGCCCAAGCTCTACATCCCCGTGAGCGGTTTCGTCGTCACTCCCGTCCTGGGCTGGTGGCGCACGCCCAGCCCGGTCGGCGCGGTCGACCCGGGCGAGACGGCCCGGGTCTTCACCGTCCCCGTGGCGGATCTCACGGACCCCGCCAACCGGGCCACAGCTGTTCATCCACTCGGTCACCAAGGCCCCGCATTCCTGGTTGAATCGGCCCTGGTCTGGGGTTTCACGGCCGGGGTGATCGACCGCATCCTGCACTTCGCGGGCTGGGAACGGCCCTGGGACCGGACTCGACAGGTCCCTCTGGACCGGCGCTCATGA
- a CDS encoding MarP family serine protease yields MNVLDIVLMVAAVWFAIIGYRQGFVVGILSVTGFLGGGLVAVYLLPVFWDELTNESKVSTTAIVVFVVVVIVCASVGQAFTTHLGSRLRRQITWSPARALDATGGALVNVVAMLLVAWLIGSALTGTTLPTFAKQVRNSQVLLGVDQVMPEEASTWFDDFSGVLAQNGFPQVFSPFSNEPIKEVRPPDPALVGSPVVARAKKSIVKVVGTANNCGKVLEGTGFVFGERRVMTNAHVVGGVDEPTVQIGGEGKLYDAKVVLYDWRRDIAVLDVPGLKAKPLRFADADARSGDSAIVAGFPENGAYDVRSARVRGRINATGPDIYRRDTVHRDVYSLYATVRQGNSGGPLLTPEGEVYGVIFARSLDDKNTGYALTADEIADDITTGLAAGQEVSTESCAL; encoded by the coding sequence GTGAACGTGCTGGACATCGTGCTGATGGTCGCGGCCGTATGGTTCGCGATCATCGGCTATCGGCAAGGTTTCGTCGTCGGCATCCTCTCCGTCACCGGATTTCTCGGTGGCGGCCTGGTCGCGGTCTATCTGCTGCCCGTGTTCTGGGACGAGCTGACGAACGAGTCCAAGGTGTCCACCACCGCGATCGTCGTCTTCGTCGTCGTCGTGATCGTCTGCGCCTCGGTCGGCCAGGCCTTCACCACCCATCTCGGCAGCCGGCTCCGCCGCCAGATCACCTGGTCACCCGCCAGGGCCCTGGACGCCACCGGCGGTGCCCTGGTCAATGTGGTCGCCATGCTCCTGGTCGCCTGGCTGATCGGCTCGGCGCTCACCGGCACCACGCTGCCCACGTTCGCCAAGCAGGTCCGCAACTCCCAGGTGCTGCTGGGGGTCGACCAGGTGATGCCCGAAGAGGCGTCCACCTGGTTCGACGACTTCTCCGGTGTCCTCGCGCAGAACGGCTTCCCGCAGGTCTTCAGCCCGTTCTCGAACGAGCCCATCAAGGAGGTGCGGCCGCCGGACCCGGCGCTCGTCGGCAGCCCGGTCGTCGCCCGCGCGAAGAAGTCGATCGTCAAGGTCGTCGGTACGGCGAACAACTGCGGCAAGGTCCTCGAAGGCACCGGTTTTGTCTTCGGCGAGCGCCGCGTCATGACGAACGCCCATGTCGTCGGCGGCGTCGACGAGCCGACGGTGCAGATAGGCGGCGAAGGCAAGCTGTACGACGCCAAGGTCGTCCTCTACGACTGGCGGCGCGATATCGCCGTACTGGACGTGCCCGGGCTCAAGGCGAAGCCGCTGCGGTTCGCCGACGCCGACGCGCGCAGCGGAGACAGCGCGATCGTCGCCGGCTTCCCGGAGAACGGCGCGTACGACGTCCGCTCCGCGCGCGTCCGAGGCCGGATCAATGCCACCGGCCCCGATATCTACCGCCGTGACACCGTCCACCGCGATGTGTACTCGCTGTACGCGACGGTCCGTCAGGGCAACTCCGGCGGCCCGCTGCTCACCCCGGAGGGCGAGGTCTACGGCGTCATCTTCGCCCGCTCCCTCGACGACAAGAACACCGGCTACGCGCTGACCGCCGATGAGATCGCGGACGACATCACGACCGGTCTCGCCGCCGGCCAGGAGGTCAGCACGGAAAGCTGCGCGCTCTGA
- a CDS encoding alpha/beta fold hydrolase, translating into MTAPDSGPGSGSPVRIDGPWTHRDVAANGARFHIAEMGDGPLVLLLHGFPQFWWTWRHQLPALADAGFRAVAMDLRGVGGSDRTPRGYDPANLALDITGVVRSLGEPDAALVGHDLGGYLAWTAAVMRPKLVRRLAVCSMPHPRRWRSAMLSDFAQTRAGSYIWGFQRPWIPERRLIADDAALVGELISDWSGPKPPDEAVLGTYRRAMSIPSTAHCSIEPYRWMVRSMARPDGIQFNRRMKRPLRVPTLHLHGSLDPAMRTRSAAGSGQYVEAPYRWRLFDGLGHFPHEEDPVAFSTELINWLKDPEPDR; encoded by the coding sequence ATGACGGCCCCTGACTCCGGCCCCGGCTCCGGAAGCCCCGTACGCATCGACGGCCCCTGGACCCATCGCGATGTGGCGGCCAACGGTGCGCGCTTCCACATCGCCGAGATGGGCGACGGCCCTCTGGTGCTGCTGCTGCACGGCTTTCCGCAGTTCTGGTGGACGTGGCGGCATCAGCTGCCCGCGCTCGCCGACGCCGGTTTCCGTGCGGTGGCGATGGACCTGCGAGGGGTGGGCGGCAGCGACCGTACGCCGAGGGGCTACGACCCCGCGAATCTCGCGCTCGACATCACCGGTGTGGTGCGGTCGCTCGGTGAGCCGGACGCCGCTCTCGTCGGGCACGATCTGGGCGGATATCTGGCGTGGACGGCCGCGGTGATGCGGCCGAAGCTGGTGCGCCGGCTGGCGGTGTGTTCGATGCCGCATCCCCGGCGGTGGCGTTCGGCGATGCTCTCCGATTTCGCGCAGACCCGCGCCGGTTCGTATATCTGGGGTTTTCAGCGCCCCTGGATCCCGGAGCGCAGGCTGATCGCGGACGATGCGGCGCTGGTGGGCGAGTTGATCAGCGACTGGTCGGGGCCGAAGCCGCCGGACGAGGCCGTCCTGGGAACCTACCGGCGCGCGATGTCCATCCCGTCCACGGCACATTGCTCCATCGAGCCGTACCGCTGGATGGTGCGGTCGATGGCCCGACCCGACGGCATCCAGTTCAACCGCCGGATGAAGCGCCCGCTGCGGGTGCCGACGCTCCATCTGCACGGGTCGCTCGACCCGGCGATGCGGACGCGCAGCGCGGCGGGTTCCGGCCAGTACGTGGAGGCCCCGTACCGCTGGCGGCTGTTCGACGGTCTCGGTCATTTTCCGCACGAGGAGGACCCGGTGGCCTTCTCCACAGAGCTCATCAACTGGTTGAAGGACCCCGAGCCGGACCGCTAG
- a CDS encoding phage holin family protein, which produces MSDPGSGAERSIGQLVASATAEMSALVHDEIALAKAEVRQDVKRGATGAIAFVIAGVFLLFSLPVFSFAAAYGIHNLGLGLAWSFLIVGGAYVILAALLSVLAIAKFKKVKPPEKSIASAKQTAAVLQNVKPHPRPEAGRRPELPAAVERELSRR; this is translated from the coding sequence ATGAGCGACCCCGGCAGCGGTGCCGAGCGCAGCATCGGTCAGCTGGTCGCATCGGCGACGGCGGAGATGTCGGCGCTGGTGCACGATGAGATCGCCCTGGCGAAGGCGGAGGTCCGGCAGGATGTGAAGCGCGGCGCCACCGGTGCCATCGCGTTTGTGATCGCCGGTGTCTTTCTGCTGTTCTCGTTGCCCGTGTTCAGCTTCGCGGCGGCGTACGGCATCCACAATCTGGGGCTCGGCCTGGCCTGGTCGTTCCTGATCGTGGGCGGGGCGTATGTGATCCTCGCGGCGCTGCTTTCGGTGCTGGCGATCGCCAAGTTCAAGAAGGTCAAGCCGCCGGAGAAGTCGATCGCGTCGGCCAAGCAGACGGCGGCCGTGCTCCAGAACGTCAAGCCGCACCCGCGTCCGGAGGCCGGCCGGCGTCCGGAGCTTCCGGCGGCGGTGGAGCGGGAGCTTTCGCGGCGCTGA
- the nhaA gene encoding Na+/H+ antiporter NhaA, whose translation MPAPTSAPRKFLGRLSLPERTFVVDALRTETVGGVLLLIAAVTALIWANTPLRDSYEQIRSFHLGPASLGLDLSIQHWAADGLLAIFFFVAGIELKRELVAGELREPKAAALPVIAAICGMAVPALVYFVTAILGGGSTKGWAVPTATDIAFALAVLAVIGTSLPSALRAFLLTLAVVDDLFAIMIIAIFFTSELNFAALAGAVIGLVVFRLLLRKGVRGWYVYVPLALVIWGLMYNSGVHATIAGVAMGLMLRCTRREGERQSPGEHIEHLVRPLSAGFAVPLFALFSAGVLISGGALGRVFTEPETLGVVLGLVVGKAFGVFGGTWLAARFTRAELNDELAWPDVFAVATLAGIGFTVSLLIGELAFAGDQALTDSVKAAVLVGSLIAAVFAAVLLKLRVRKYRELYEEEERDDDHDGIPDVYEQDNPAYHLRMAEIYETKAAEHRKLAAAAAGGGQGTDGGGTAAGPGGVAH comes from the coding sequence ATGCCCGCGCCCACATCCGCCCCCCGTAAGTTCCTCGGGCGACTCTCCCTGCCCGAGCGCACCTTCGTGGTGGACGCTCTGCGGACCGAGACGGTCGGTGGCGTCCTGCTGCTGATCGCCGCCGTCACCGCGCTGATCTGGGCCAACACCCCGCTGCGGGACAGCTACGAGCAGATACGTTCCTTCCATCTCGGCCCCGCGTCCCTCGGCCTCGATCTGTCGATCCAGCACTGGGCCGCGGACGGACTCCTCGCGATCTTCTTCTTCGTCGCCGGTATCGAACTCAAACGGGAACTCGTCGCCGGTGAGCTGCGCGAGCCCAAGGCCGCCGCGCTCCCCGTCATCGCCGCGATCTGCGGAATGGCCGTCCCCGCGCTGGTCTACTTCGTCACCGCCATCCTCGGCGGCGGCTCCACCAAGGGCTGGGCCGTCCCCACCGCCACGGACATCGCCTTCGCCCTCGCGGTCCTCGCGGTCATCGGCACCTCGCTGCCCTCGGCCCTGCGCGCCTTCCTGCTGACGCTCGCCGTCGTCGACGACCTCTTCGCGATCATGATCATCGCGATCTTCTTCACCAGCGAACTGAACTTCGCCGCACTGGCCGGTGCGGTCATCGGCCTCGTCGTCTTCCGGCTGCTGCTGCGCAAGGGAGTCCGGGGCTGGTACGTCTATGTGCCCCTGGCGCTGGTGATCTGGGGCCTGATGTACAACAGCGGCGTCCATGCCACCATCGCCGGTGTCGCGATGGGCCTGATGCTCCGCTGCACCCGCCGCGAGGGCGAGCGGCAGTCCCCCGGGGAGCACATCGAGCATCTCGTACGCCCCCTCTCCGCCGGTTTCGCCGTCCCTCTCTTCGCCCTCTTCTCGGCCGGGGTGCTGATCTCCGGCGGTGCGCTGGGCCGGGTCTTCACCGAGCCGGAGACCCTGGGAGTCGTCCTCGGCCTGGTCGTCGGCAAGGCCTTCGGTGTCTTCGGCGGTACCTGGCTGGCCGCCCGCTTCACCCGTGCGGAGCTGAACGACGAGCTGGCCTGGCCCGATGTGTTCGCCGTCGCCACCCTCGCCGGTATCGGTTTCACCGTCTCCCTCCTCATCGGCGAACTCGCCTTCGCCGGCGACCAGGCGCTCACCGATTCGGTCAAGGCCGCGGTACTGGTCGGCTCGCTGATCGCCGCCGTCTTCGCGGCCGTCCTGCTCAAGCTGCGGGTCCGCAAGTACCGGGAGCTGTACGAGGAGGAGGAGCGCGACGACGACCACGACGGCATCCCGGACGTCTACGAGCAGGACAACCCCGCGTACCACCTGCGGATGGCGGAGATCTACGAGACGAAGGCGGCCGAGCACCGGAAGCTGGCGGCCGCCGCGGCGGGCGGCGGGCAGGGTACCGACGGGGGCGGCACAGCCGCCGGGCCCGGGGGCGTCGCGCACTGA
- the acs gene encoding acetate--CoA ligase gives MSNESLANLLREERRFAPPAALSAEANVTADAYEQAKADRLGFWAEQARRLTWATEPTETLDWSNPPFAKWFADGKINVAYNCVDRHVEAGLGDRVAIHFEGEPGDSRSVTYAELKDEVSRAANALTELGVGKGDRVAVYLPMIPEAVVAMLACARIGAAHSVVFGGFSADAVASRIQDADAKLVITADGGYRRGKPSALKPAIDEAVTKCPQVEHVLVVRRTGEDTAVTEGRDVWWHDIVDRQSAEHTPEAFDAEQPLFILYTSGTTGKPKGILHTSGGYLTQAAYTHHAVFDLKPETDVYWCTADIGWVTGHSYIVYGPLANGATQVMYEGTPDTPHQGRFWEIVQKYGVTILYTAPTAIRTFMKWGDDIPAKFDLSSLRVLGSVGEPINPEAWIWYREHIGGGRAPIVDTWWQTETGAMMISPLPGVTETKPGSAQRALPGISATVVDDEANEVPNGGGGYLVLTEPWPSMLRTIWGDDQRFIDTYWSRFEGKYFAGDGAKKDDDGDIWLLGRVDDVMLVSGHNISTTEVESALVSHPKVAEAAVVGAADETTGQAIVAFVILRGSASEDENLVAELRNHVGTTLGPIAKPKRVLPVAELPKTRSGKIMRRLLRDVAENRQLGDVTTLTDSSVMDLIQTKLPSAASED, from the coding sequence CAACCTGCTGCGGGAGGAGCGGCGGTTCGCGCCGCCTGCCGCGCTGAGCGCGGAAGCCAATGTCACGGCTGACGCCTATGAGCAGGCCAAGGCCGACAGGCTCGGCTTCTGGGCCGAGCAGGCACGCCGGCTCACCTGGGCCACCGAGCCGACCGAGACGCTGGACTGGAGCAACCCGCCCTTCGCCAAGTGGTTCGCGGACGGCAAGATCAACGTCGCGTACAACTGCGTCGACCGCCATGTCGAGGCGGGCCTCGGCGACCGGGTCGCGATCCACTTCGAGGGCGAGCCCGGCGACAGCCGCAGCGTCACCTACGCCGAGCTGAAGGACGAGGTCTCCCGGGCCGCCAACGCCCTGACCGAGCTGGGCGTCGGCAAGGGCGACCGGGTCGCCGTCTATCTGCCGATGATCCCCGAGGCCGTGGTCGCCATGCTGGCCTGTGCCCGGATCGGCGCCGCCCACTCCGTGGTCTTCGGCGGTTTCTCGGCCGACGCGGTCGCCTCCCGTATCCAGGACGCGGACGCCAAACTGGTGATCACCGCCGACGGCGGATACCGCCGCGGCAAGCCGAGCGCGCTCAAGCCCGCCATCGACGAAGCGGTCACCAAGTGCCCGCAGGTCGAGCACGTCCTGGTGGTCCGGCGGACCGGCGAGGACACCGCCGTCACCGAGGGCCGCGACGTCTGGTGGCACGACATCGTGGACCGCCAGTCCGCCGAGCACACCCCCGAGGCGTTCGACGCCGAGCAGCCGCTGTTCATCCTCTACACCTCCGGCACCACCGGGAAGCCCAAGGGCATCCTGCACACCTCCGGCGGCTATCTCACCCAGGCGGCCTACACCCACCACGCCGTCTTCGACCTCAAGCCGGAGACCGACGTCTACTGGTGTACGGCCGACATCGGCTGGGTGACCGGCCATTCGTACATCGTCTACGGTCCGCTGGCCAACGGCGCGACCCAGGTGATGTACGAGGGCACGCCCGACACCCCGCACCAGGGCCGGTTCTGGGAGATCGTCCAGAAGTACGGCGTCACCATCCTCTACACCGCGCCGACCGCGATCCGCACGTTCATGAAGTGGGGCGACGACATCCCCGCCAAGTTCGACCTGTCCAGCCTGCGGGTCCTCGGCTCGGTCGGCGAGCCGATCAACCCCGAGGCGTGGATCTGGTACCGCGAGCACATCGGCGGCGGCCGGGCCCCCATCGTGGACACCTGGTGGCAGACCGAGACCGGCGCGATGATGATCTCCCCGCTGCCGGGTGTCACCGAGACCAAGCCCGGTTCCGCGCAGCGCGCGCTGCCCGGTATCTCCGCGACCGTCGTCGACGACGAGGCGAACGAGGTGCCGAACGGCGGTGGCGGCTATCTGGTGCTCACCGAGCCGTGGCCGTCGATGCTCCGCACCATCTGGGGTGACGACCAGCGCTTCATCGACACCTACTGGTCCCGGTTCGAGGGCAAGTACTTCGCGGGTGACGGTGCGAAGAAGGACGACGACGGCGATATCTGGCTGCTGGGCCGGGTCGACGACGTCATGCTCGTCTCCGGACACAACATCTCCACCACCGAGGTCGAGTCCGCTCTGGTCTCGCACCCGAAGGTCGCCGAAGCGGCGGTCGTGGGCGCGGCGGACGAGACGACCGGCCAGGCCATCGTCGCCTTCGTGATCCTGCGGGGCTCGGCGTCCGAGGACGAGAACCTCGTCGCCGAGCTGCGCAACCACGTCGGGACGACCCTCGGCCCGATCGCCAAGCCCAAGCGGGTGCTGCCGGTCGCCGAGCTGCCGAAGACCCGCTCCGGCAAGATCATGCGCCGGCTGCTCCGCGATGTCGCCGAGAACCGTCAGCTCGGGGACGTCACCACCCTGACCGACTCCTCGGTGATGGACCTCATCCAGACGAAGCTGCCGAGCGCGGCCTCGGAGGACTGA